The following coding sequences are from one Eleginops maclovinus isolate JMC-PN-2008 ecotype Puerto Natales chromosome 13, JC_Emac_rtc_rv5, whole genome shotgun sequence window:
- the LOC134875182 gene encoding structural maintenance of chromosomes protein 4-like, which produces MAGNGKESRELTLPEKAPQAGTRSEGTVSRPTRERRPPDRYGFLDPDGKLSSQPKSLPRHSQAAVLPPPPPGAVDVQADDHENPDQTLRENTAAEERGVEEEETTVEEEEEEDYEVTHDYVQLESAALQPAPLPAPLPAPQPATQPASAPIHLRDVRPGRSRGKSDKREPPPRSKTAFSSSSTYASGSSRSSRRSQQVELTPTTGGHGR; this is translated from the coding sequence ATGGCAGGCAACGGTAAGGAGTCAAGAGAGTTGACGTTGCCAGAGAAGGCCCCCCaagctggaaccagaagtgAGGGGACGGTATCCAGACCTACACGAGAGAGACGTCCACCTGACCGCTATGGCTTCCTGGATCCTGATGGGAAACTCTCCAGCCAGCCCAAAAGCCTCCCTCGTCACAGCCAAGCAGCCGTACTGCCGCCTCCACCCCCAGGTGCTGTTGATGTCCAGGCGGATGACCATGAAAACCCTGATCAGAcgctgagagagaacacagccgctgaggaacgaggagtggaggaggaagagacgacagtcgaggaggaagaagaagaggactatGAAGTTACCCACGACTATGTCCAGCTtgaatcagcagctcttcagcccgctccactgcccgctccactgcccgctccacAGCCAGCTACACAGCCAGCATCTGCTCCGATCCACCTGAGAGATGTGAGACCTGGCAGATCCAGGGGCAAGAGCGACAAGCGTGAGCCACCACCAAGGTCGAAGACGGCCTTCTCTTCTAGCTCCACTTATGCTAGTGGGAGCTCCCGAAGCTCACGCAGGAGCCAACAGGTGGAGCTCACCCCCACAACAGGCGGCCATGgtcgatga